ACCAGCCGTCAGGACCTCCTCTCCGCGGTCGCCAGCTACGAGCGGCAGAGGTTCGAGTACGGCGGCGAGGTCGTGCGCGACAGCCACGCCGCCCTGCCCGCCTACGTCCCGGACGCGGAACGATCCGAGTCGGCACAGGAGGCCATGGGAGAACGTCTCAACTGCCCGGTCGGCAGCACCAGGTGGGGGTGCGGGCGGCGACATCGGTCGCACCACCCCCGCGCCGCACCCGCACCCGCTCCCGCTCCCGCTCAGCCGACCGAAGTGTCCCGCGCCGTCACGCCTGCCCCGGCGAGGGCTTGCTGCCTGAGAGCGCCACCGAACAACTGGATCGTGGTGGCGGTCAGCACGTCATCCCTGCCGATGGTCCGCCCGTCCCCGATACGGTCGGCCGGGGCCCGGAGGGAACCCCCGCGGACGACCCTGGCCGCGTCCCGGGCGAGATCCGTCAGGAACACGCTCGCGATGCCGTCCAGGTCGCGGACCATCGCCGGGACGGCCGTCACCCCTCGGCTCCGCAGCAGCCTCCTGATCCCGGCCTCGAACCTGTGGGCGCCGGCCACAGCACTCGGTCTGCGCGGCCCGCGGCGCTGACGAGAAGGTACGACGACACCCTCGGCGTCGTACAGGACACCGGTCAGACCCCGAAACGTCGGGCTGTGGTGGTACCAGTCGGTGCCCACCTCAAGCTCGACGTTCCGGTCGATCGCCGCGAGAAGGTCGCCCGGAACCAGCTTCTTCCGGGCCTCCTCCGCCGCCGCTCTCCTCGCGCCGTCGATGATCTCCGTCAGCACTGTCCGCGTCACCGACGCGGCGGTCCACGCGGCCGACCGGGAGACGTGCATCGGGGTCACGTCCCTGAACACCGCTTTGACGAGCGGGGACTTGAACGGCGAGGCATCCGGCCCGAAGGTGATCTCGTTTCTCATGAGAGGTCCGCTGGGGGGCTGGTGAGGCGTCCGCCGGCGATGGCCGGAGACCGCGGGGTCACCGGCCGCGGGCGAGAGCCCGCAGGGCGGAGTCGCTCGCGGCCTCGGACGGGCCCCCCGGAGCGACGTGACCCGCAGGAACAGCGGTCTCGGCCGAGAGTTCGGCGACGGCTCGCGACGGCGTAAGACCGCTCTCCTTGTGGGCGCGCAGCCTGCGGCCCCACTCCACTCCCGCCTTCATCCCTTCGACACCCCGGTCGGCACGCGGAATGAAGTCGGCGGCGTCGGACGCGTCCTGGAACCACAGATAGCCGAGGGTGCCCTGCCCGTCGACGACCTCCACGTACTGGACCGGGCCGTCGGCCGTGCTCGCGTAGTCGACCGGGCCACCCGGCTCGGGGGTGAAGGAGAGTCGCTCGTCGAAGCGCGGATTGTTCGCTCGTCCGTCACTCATGGTGAATTTCAGCCGTCCGTTCCTGCTGCTGGTGCTCTTACAGCGCGTCGACGTTCCCGCGCGCTCGATGTGGTGCCGCGTCGGCCGTTTCCCCCTGGAGCGGCCCGCCGCCCCCGCCGACTAGTACTTGTGTCCCGAGTACGAGTGGTGGTGAGACGACGGCGCCGGTGCGTAGTGGTGGGACGACGACCCTGATGCGTGGTGCTGGGACGACGGCCCCGGCGCGGGGTGGTGGCCGCCACCGTGGTGCGCGCCGGGCTTGCCGGTCTTCTTGGCGGCCTCCATGGTCTTCGCCTCCGCGAGCTCCTTCGAAGGCTTCAGGATAGTCGCGTCGATGTACCACTGCTCTTCGCCGTACTTGTTCACATCCGGGGTGACCTTGTCGACCCGGTACTTGCAGTCGTTCTTCAGCAGCAGCTCCAGCTCTCCCGAGCCGTAGTGCGACACGTATTCCATCCACATCGCGGGCGTGCCCGCGGGCACCCGGAACCGGAAGACGAACCGCTTGTGCTTGTAGTTCCCGACGGGCTTCGAGCCCAGCGAGGTGGACAGGAACCCGAGCTCCGTGAACTTCCGCCCCTCAAGCTTCCACGGTGAGTTCTCCATGCCGTCGGGGACGAAGTCGGAGCCACGGGAAACGATCACATTGTCAGGTATCGGTTGCACGTCAAGTGCCGCACGTAGCGTCTTGACCTGGGACTTCACCTTGTCGATTCCGTCTTTGCCGGCGTTCTTGACGTGCTGCCCGCGGAGATACTTGTTGGTCTCGCGGTAGGTGGGGTAGTCGAACTCGAAGTCACTGTTGGGCTCGTCGGTGTAGTCCCTGAGCGCCCGCCGCTTGCCGCTGGACATCTGGTCCATGGCGGAGCCCCAGACGTTCCGGCCGTATTTCTTGGCGTCCGCCGAATGGTCGAACACCAGCGACTCGTCCCAGTTGTTGCCCTCCTTGGGGGCCCGCTGCACAGCCAGCTGCCGCGTCGCCGCCGTGTTGCCCGCCGCGCGCTGGAGGAAGCGCATGGCGTCGGCCGTCATCGGCTTGGCCGAGGCGAGGAGTTTGGCCGGGGAGGCCGCCTCGTTTCGCTGTGCGGCGACGGCTTGCAGGAGGTGAGCGGCGTCGGACATCCGCTCCTTGCGTTCGCGCATTGCGGTCCTCGGGAGAGTTCGGCCGGTCCCGGGGCGTCGTCCCGGACCGGATACGGCGCTCCCATGGCACCCGCTGCGACGTACGGCGTCCAGGTACGCCGGGGCAACCATCGGGGCAGTCCTGTGGAAACCCCGTCCGGGGCAGGGGACGCTGCACCTTCCAGGGCGGGAGCCTGGCCCAGTACGAGGACCCGGAGTCCGGGCTGAGAGTGCACGATCTCTCCCTGCGTGACTGCCGGGCCGGCGGTGTGCTGCACGGTGTGCGGTTCAACGACGTCTCCGTGCACGACCTCGCTTCCGGCGAGCGGGCGTCGCCGTTCGCCTGCGTCTTCCGGCACGTCACCCTCTCCGCGACGTATCCCGCGACTGATGACGCGACCGGCCCACTCATCTCTCCCGGCGGAGGTCCAGGAAGCCTTCCGGGACGGCGCGGAGCG
The sequence above is drawn from the Streptomyces sp. SAT1 genome and encodes:
- a CDS encoding ADP-ribosyltransferase, whose amino-acid sequence is MRERKERMSDAAHLLQAVAAQRNEAASPAKLLASAKPMTADAMRFLQRAAGNTAATRQLAVQRAPKEGNNWDESLVFDHSADAKKYGRNVWGSAMDQMSSGKRRALRDYTDEPNSDFEFDYPTYRETNKYLRGQHVKNAGKDGIDKVKSQVKTLRAALDVQPIPDNVIVSRGSDFVPDGMENSPWKLEGRKFTELGFLSTSLGSKPVGNYKHKRFVFRFRVPAGTPAMWMEYVSHYGSGELELLLKNDCKYRVDKVTPDVNKYGEEQWYIDATILKPSKELAEAKTMEAAKKTGKPGAHHGGGHHPAPGPSSQHHASGSSSHHYAPAPSSHHHSYSGHKY